A DNA window from Paraburkholderia sp. IMGN_8 contains the following coding sequences:
- a CDS encoding DUF1289 domain-containing protein, producing the protein MSIESPCIDICKFDGKTGFCIGCLRTRDECKSWKKMKDKHRRTIIEDRSRREHKLSK; encoded by the coding sequence ATGAGCATCGAATCACCCTGTATCGACATCTGCAAGTTCGACGGCAAGACCGGCTTCTGCATTGGCTGTTTGCGCACCCGCGACGAATGCAAAAGCTGGAAGAAGATGAAAGACAAGCATCGCCGGACAATCATCGAGGACCGCTCGCGGCGCGAGCATAAATTGAGCAAGTGA
- a CDS encoding LysE family translocator, with protein MISAHLLIVYMAALFVVYAVPGPDMALVLQTSIGRGVRSGFAAAGGLGVARATHVTLSACGVAALLRSAPWLYEVVRYGGAVYLAWIGIQIFRSPVFALPESGAASTESRPLRADFVKGLLTNLLNPKALLFCSVLLPQFVRPEAGPVALQMIELGLVLLAIGVCFDVMYAIGAARIAGWMRAHPLAQTLQRWTFSAALIGFALRLSLD; from the coding sequence ATGATTTCCGCACATCTTCTGATCGTCTATATGGCCGCACTGTTCGTCGTCTACGCAGTGCCCGGACCGGACATGGCGCTGGTTCTGCAAACCAGTATTGGACGCGGCGTGCGCAGCGGCTTCGCTGCCGCCGGCGGCCTCGGGGTGGCGCGCGCGACGCACGTCACGCTCTCGGCATGCGGTGTGGCCGCGCTGTTGCGCAGCGCGCCGTGGCTATACGAAGTGGTGCGCTACGGCGGCGCGGTTTATCTCGCGTGGATCGGCATCCAGATCTTTCGCTCGCCGGTGTTCGCGTTGCCTGAAAGCGGCGCGGCGAGCACCGAGTCACGGCCGTTGCGTGCCGATTTCGTCAAGGGCTTGCTGACCAATCTGCTGAACCCGAAAGCGCTGCTGTTCTGCTCGGTGCTGTTGCCGCAGTTCGTGCGTCCGGAGGCCGGACCGGTGGCGTTGCAGATGATCGAACTGGGTCTGGTGCTGCTCGCCATCGGCGTGTGCTTCGACGTCATGTACGCGATCGGCGCCGCGCGCATCGCCGGCTGGATGCGCGCTCATCCGCTCGCGCAAACGCTGCAGCGCTGGACTTTCTCTGCGGCGCTGATCGGCTTCGCGTTGCGGTTGTCGCTGGACTGA
- a CDS encoding Lrp/AsnC family transcriptional regulator: protein MTTELDKTDRAILAALQSDGRMSNARLAETVGLSETPCARRLKRLENDGYIDQYRAMLSRSALGFGVVAFVYVRFAVHDRAVATRFEREVQAIPRILACHNVSGSADYILQVVARDLDDYGTFMRDEMRSLPGVTSVESALSLREVKANGGLPLS from the coding sequence ATGACCACCGAGCTCGATAAAACAGACCGCGCGATCCTCGCCGCGCTGCAAAGCGACGGCCGCATGTCGAATGCGCGGCTCGCCGAAACGGTCGGCCTGAGCGAGACGCCATGCGCGCGCCGTCTCAAGCGGCTGGAGAACGACGGCTATATCGATCAGTACCGCGCAATGCTGTCGCGGTCCGCGCTTGGCTTCGGCGTGGTGGCGTTCGTCTACGTGCGCTTTGCGGTGCACGACCGCGCCGTAGCCACTCGCTTCGAGCGTGAAGTGCAGGCGATTCCGCGCATTCTGGCGTGCCACAACGTGTCGGGCAGCGCGGACTACATCCTGCAGGTCGTCGCGCGCGATCTCGACGACTACGGCACATTCATGCGCGACGAGATGCGCAGCCTGCCGGGCGTGACGTCGGTGGAGTCGGCATTGTCGTTGCGCGAAGTGAAAGCCAACGGCGGCTTGCCGCTGTCCTGA
- the dhaK gene encoding dihydroxyacetone kinase subunit DhaK, with protein sequence MKKFINHVDDFLAESLAGFATAHSDLVVLHNEPVFVRRKDLKHGKVALISGGGSGHEPLHSGFVGYGMLDAACPGQIFTSPTPDQMMSAARAVDTGAGVLFIVKNYSGDLMNFEMASEMSEVPNAMVLINDDVAVENSSYTTGRRGVAGAVIVEKLVGSLAESGANLEQCKAFGDRINKRTASMGVAFTSCTVPAAGTLTFKIGDDEIEVGVGIHGEPGRRRAKFAPADAIAGELLTAIAEDLKPAADAELLVLVNGLGGTPLGELYLLFNSTRVWLEQRGLKVARAQVGALTTSLEMAGASITLCVLDDEMKRHWDSAVHTPGLRWGM encoded by the coding sequence GTGAAAAAATTCATCAACCATGTGGACGACTTTCTCGCCGAGAGTCTGGCGGGATTCGCCACCGCGCATAGCGACCTAGTGGTGCTCCACAATGAACCCGTGTTCGTGCGCCGCAAGGACCTGAAGCACGGCAAGGTCGCGTTGATTTCAGGCGGCGGCTCGGGGCACGAGCCGCTGCATTCGGGCTTTGTCGGTTATGGGATGCTCGACGCCGCCTGTCCAGGGCAGATCTTCACGTCGCCGACGCCGGACCAAATGATGTCCGCCGCGAGGGCCGTCGATACCGGTGCGGGCGTGTTGTTCATCGTGAAGAACTACTCCGGCGACCTGATGAACTTCGAAATGGCGTCGGAGATGTCCGAGGTGCCGAACGCGATGGTGTTGATCAACGACGACGTGGCCGTCGAAAACTCGAGTTACACGACGGGGCGCCGGGGTGTCGCGGGCGCGGTGATCGTCGAAAAGCTGGTGGGCAGCCTGGCCGAGAGCGGCGCGAACCTCGAGCAATGCAAGGCCTTTGGCGACCGGATCAACAAGCGCACCGCGTCAATGGGCGTGGCGTTCACCAGTTGCACGGTGCCGGCGGCCGGCACGCTGACGTTCAAGATCGGCGACGATGAAATCGAAGTGGGCGTCGGCATTCATGGCGAGCCCGGCCGGCGGCGCGCGAAGTTCGCGCCGGCCGACGCGATCGCGGGCGAATTGCTCACGGCGATCGCTGAAGACCTGAAGCCGGCGGCTGACGCGGAGTTGCTAGTGCTCGTCAATGGGCTCGGCGGCACGCCGCTTGGCGAGCTTTATCTGCTCTTTAACTCCACGCGTGTGTGGCTGGAGCAGCGCGGTCTGAAGGTCGCCCGTGCGCAGGTCGGCGCATTGACGACTTCGCTCGAAATGGCGGGTGCCTCGATAACGCTGTGCGTGCTCGACGATGAGATGAAGCGCCACTGGGATAGCGCAGTGCATACGCCGGGATTGCGCTGGGGTATGTAG
- the dhaL gene encoding dihydroxyacetone kinase subunit DhaL has translation MNGKTVMTCIDAAYASLKEHTDEIALLDQQIGDGDHIFNLLRGMEALLAVRADIEAEAFGPALELAASKVLSTVGGSSGPLFFSLLSGMAKASAGNTLDVAGFAHVFSAGVDAVGQRGKTGVGSKTMMDVLIPVARRFDELAAEGATAREVREALPQVAEENMLATLDMLATKGRASFLGERSRGHIDPGARSSQIMIAAICVRLAQHNE, from the coding sequence ATGAACGGCAAAACGGTCATGACGTGCATCGACGCCGCCTATGCGTCGCTGAAGGAACACACCGACGAGATCGCTTTGCTCGACCAGCAGATCGGTGATGGCGATCACATCTTCAATCTGCTGCGAGGCATGGAAGCGCTGCTTGCCGTGAGAGCGGATATCGAAGCGGAAGCATTCGGTCCCGCGCTCGAACTCGCCGCATCCAAGGTGTTGTCGACGGTCGGCGGGTCGTCAGGGCCCTTGTTTTTCTCGTTGCTGAGCGGCATGGCGAAAGCGTCCGCGGGAAATACGCTGGACGTGGCCGGTTTCGCGCATGTCTTTTCAGCAGGCGTGGACGCAGTCGGTCAACGCGGCAAGACCGGCGTCGGCAGCAAAACGATGATGGACGTGCTGATCCCTGTAGCCAGGCGCTTCGATGAACTCGCCGCGGAAGGCGCGACGGCCCGCGAAGTGCGCGAGGCGCTACCGCAGGTCGCCGAGGAAAACATGCTCGCGACCCTCGACATGCTGGCGACCAAAGGACGCGCATCGTTTCTCGGCGAGCGTTCGCGCGGACATATCGATCCCGGCGCACGTTCCAGTCAGATCATGATTGCGGCGATATGCGTGCGGCTGGCGCAACACAACGAGTGA
- a CDS encoding ABC transporter ATP-binding protein, with protein sequence MAEIQLRNVSKRFGDILAVDDLSIDVKDGEFVVLLGPSGAGKTTTLRLIAGLERPDAGDVLIDGNIATGVHPSDRDVAFIFQQYSLYPHLTVFGNLAFPLRSPRRRSSEVEVRARVHAVAELLHMESKLDNMATHLSGGEMQRVAIGRALVRQPKAFLMDEPLSSLDAKLREELRIELKRLHRTIGATIVYVTHDQVEATTLADRIGILEHGRLVQLGTPREVYGNPVSLSAAQRLGSPPINLLPPALFDSAHMPAGTATVAIRPEDIVLHDTDARDQRDVAGAQDALNLKVLEYSPLRHLLILDRAGTAVVATTVAERNFSPGQSVGVSLPARSLLYFRADGRRIPT encoded by the coding sequence ATGGCTGAAATCCAGTTGCGCAATGTGTCGAAACGCTTTGGCGACATCCTCGCTGTCGACGATCTTTCGATCGATGTGAAGGACGGCGAGTTCGTGGTGCTGCTCGGACCGAGTGGCGCGGGTAAGACAACCACGCTACGCCTGATCGCCGGGCTGGAACGGCCGGACGCCGGCGACGTGCTGATCGACGGCAACATCGCGACAGGCGTGCATCCATCCGATCGCGATGTTGCGTTCATCTTCCAGCAATACTCGCTGTATCCGCATCTGACCGTGTTTGGCAATCTCGCGTTTCCGTTGCGCTCGCCGAGAAGGCGCAGCAGCGAGGTCGAGGTGCGCGCGCGAGTCCACGCAGTGGCCGAGCTGCTGCACATGGAATCGAAGCTCGACAACATGGCAACGCATTTGTCAGGCGGCGAAATGCAGCGCGTGGCGATAGGGCGCGCGCTCGTGCGGCAGCCCAAGGCGTTTCTGATGGACGAGCCGCTGTCGTCGCTCGATGCAAAGCTGCGTGAGGAGTTGCGCATCGAACTCAAGCGCCTGCATCGCACGATCGGCGCAACGATCGTCTACGTTACACATGATCAGGTCGAGGCGACGACGCTCGCCGATCGCATCGGCATTCTCGAACATGGGCGTCTCGTGCAACTCGGCACGCCGCGCGAAGTGTATGGCAATCCGGTTTCGCTAAGCGCCGCGCAGCGGCTCGGCTCCCCGCCGATCAACCTGCTGCCGCCCGCGCTGTTCGATTCGGCGCACATGCCGGCGGGCACGGCGACCGTCGCGATCCGCCCCGAGGACATCGTGCTGCACGACACTGATGCACGCGATCAACGCGACGTTGCGGGCGCACAGGATGCACTGAATCTGAAGGTGCTCGAATATTCGCCGCTGCGCCACTTGCTGATTCTCGATCGCGCCGGAACCGCCGTGGTGGCGACGACGGTTGCCGAGCGCAATTTTTCGCCAGGGCAATCGGTCGGCGTTTCGCTGCCGGCGCGCAGCCTTCTATATTTCCGTGCCGACGGCAGGAGGATCCCGACATGA
- a CDS encoding ABC transporter ATP-binding protein, which produces MSTIVLANLHKRFDDFVAVRGTSLTIGAGRFVVLLGPSGCGKTTTLRMIAGLELPTSGQILIDGEDVTALRARQRDIAFVFQMFALYPHMTVRNNIAFPLKNEHVSRKEIATRVDAAAHMLRIESILDRKTGGLSGGDRQRVALGRAIVRQPKAFLMDEPLGTLDADFRELMCLELRKLHNALAATTVYVTHDQSEAMAMADDIVVMNKGEVLQAGPPHEIYYFPATVFVGNFIGSPPMNFLPVDGGVDVGHEEVSLHGAAVPVPRCEQAAAHVLLGIRPEHVVIDEHGPLRGEVIADEYLGSHQVLVIETALGIVRVRAGKDDGLPAGSPVGLSFRKERTLLYDAQSGRLLPGAAHTIPAYGEAHG; this is translated from the coding sequence ATGTCCACGATCGTTCTCGCCAACCTCCACAAACGCTTCGACGACTTCGTCGCGGTGCGCGGCACCAGTCTGACGATCGGCGCGGGGCGCTTTGTCGTGTTGCTCGGTCCGTCGGGTTGCGGCAAGACCACCACGTTGCGGATGATCGCCGGGCTCGAGTTGCCCACTTCCGGGCAAATCCTGATCGACGGCGAAGACGTGACGGCGTTGCGTGCGCGTCAGCGCGATATCGCGTTCGTCTTTCAGATGTTCGCGCTGTATCCGCACATGACGGTGCGCAACAACATCGCATTTCCGCTGAAAAACGAGCACGTGTCGCGCAAGGAGATCGCGACCCGGGTCGACGCGGCCGCGCACATGCTGCGCATCGAGAGCATTCTCGATCGCAAGACCGGCGGCCTGTCCGGCGGCGACCGGCAGCGCGTGGCGCTCGGCCGTGCAATCGTGCGGCAACCGAAGGCGTTTCTGATGGACGAACCGCTCGGCACGCTCGATGCGGACTTCCGTGAATTGATGTGTCTCGAACTGCGCAAGCTGCATAACGCGCTTGCCGCGACGACCGTCTACGTGACACACGATCAGAGCGAAGCGATGGCGATGGCCGACGACATAGTTGTGATGAACAAGGGCGAGGTGTTGCAAGCCGGGCCGCCGCATGAGATCTATTACTTTCCGGCGACGGTATTCGTCGGCAACTTTATCGGCAGTCCGCCGATGAATTTCTTGCCGGTGGATGGCGGTGTCGATGTGGGTCACGAAGAGGTGAGCCTGCATGGCGCGGCGGTGCCGGTGCCGCGGTGTGAGCAGGCCGCTGCGCACGTGTTGCTGGGTATCCGCCCGGAGCATGTCGTCATCGATGAACACGGTCCGCTGCGCGGCGAGGTTATCGCCGATGAATATCTCGGCTCGCATCAGGTGCTGGTGATCGAAACCGCACTGGGTATTGTGCGTGTGCGTGCGGGCAAAGATGACGGTTTGCCTGCCGGATCGCCGGTCGGTCTGTCGTTTCGGAAGGAACGCACGCTGCTTTACGACGCGCAATCGGGCCGCCTGCTGCCGGGCGCCGCTCACACGATTCCCGCATACGGAGAAGCTCATGGCTGA
- a CDS encoding carbohydrate ABC transporter permease: MRPTATQHSVVASSARGKRFAAAAVITYALLATLPMVWIFLTSFKSQEDAIAYPPVVLFQPSMEGYVNLFTIRSRQTPEFIASLPPAQTWYERDVRKRNMVIAGPSKVLPRFVNSLVIGFGSTFLAVFLGTLAAYAFSRFKVPLADDLLFFILSTRMMPPIAVAIPIYLMYRALGLSDSYVGMIVLYTAVNVSLAVWLLKGFMDEIPREYEEAALVDGYTRLQAFVKVVLPQAITGIAATAIFCLIFAWNEYAFASLLTSGDAQTMPPFIPFIIGEGGQDWPAVAAATTLFVLPILIFTVVLRKHLLRGITFGAVRK; encoded by the coding sequence ATGAGACCGACTGCTACCCAACATTCGGTGGTGGCGTCGTCGGCGCGCGGCAAGCGGTTCGCCGCAGCGGCCGTCATCACGTATGCATTGCTCGCGACCTTGCCGATGGTCTGGATCTTCCTGACGAGCTTCAAGTCGCAGGAAGACGCGATCGCCTATCCGCCCGTCGTACTGTTTCAGCCGTCGATGGAAGGCTACGTGAATCTGTTCACGATCCGTTCGCGGCAGACGCCGGAGTTCATCGCCAGTCTGCCGCCTGCGCAGACCTGGTACGAGCGCGACGTGCGCAAGCGCAACATGGTGATCGCGGGACCGTCGAAGGTTTTGCCGCGTTTCGTGAACTCGCTCGTGATCGGTTTCGGCTCGACTTTTCTCGCGGTGTTTCTCGGCACGCTCGCGGCTTACGCGTTCTCGCGTTTCAAGGTGCCGCTCGCCGACGATCTACTGTTCTTCATCCTGTCGACGCGCATGATGCCGCCGATCGCGGTCGCGATTCCGATCTACCTGATGTACCGCGCGCTGGGTTTGAGCGACAGCTATGTCGGCATGATCGTGCTGTATACGGCGGTGAACGTATCTCTGGCGGTGTGGCTGCTGAAGGGTTTCATGGACGAGATTCCGCGTGAATACGAAGAGGCGGCGCTAGTCGACGGTTATACGCGCTTGCAGGCCTTCGTCAAAGTGGTGCTTCCGCAGGCGATCACCGGCATCGCGGCGACTGCGATTTTCTGCCTGATCTTCGCATGGAACGAGTATGCGTTCGCGTCGCTGCTGACAAGCGGCGATGCGCAGACCATGCCGCCGTTCATCCCGTTCATTATCGGCGAAGGCGGCCAGGATTGGCCTGCCGTTGCAGCAGCGACGACGCTGTTCGTGCTGCCGATCCTCATCTTCACTGTCGTGCTGCGCAAGCATCTGTTGCGTGGCATCACCTTTGGAGCGGTGCGCAAATGA
- a CDS encoding sugar ABC transporter permease, with protein MLANKPFASTGLESGASARVRTRLAGLSDRTIAWLFILPTILLLLAINIFPLIWALRLSFTNFKSNMPSMPARFVGIDNYVDILTDEDIWYAMQVTARFVFWSVGLEVLLGFGLALLINRQFRGHSFWTTLILLPMMLSPAVVGNFWTFLLQPQTGLFNDIVGFFTGIAPGSFQMIGDVSLAPWTIVMVDTWMWTPYVMLICLAGLRSIPDYIYEAAEVDRATPWRQFWSITLPMTLPFLMLAVLFRGIENFKMFDMVNLLTSGGPGSVTETVSITLKRAAFEKWQTGYSSALAIILFVTVFGAANIYVKALNRVKQR; from the coding sequence ATGTTGGCAAACAAGCCTTTTGCGTCGACGGGTCTCGAATCCGGCGCGTCGGCGCGCGTGCGCACGCGCCTGGCCGGCCTGTCGGACAGAACGATAGCGTGGCTGTTCATTCTCCCGACGATCCTGTTGCTGCTCGCGATCAACATCTTTCCCTTGATCTGGGCATTACGTTTGTCGTTCACGAACTTCAAGTCGAATATGCCGAGCATGCCGGCGCGCTTTGTCGGCATCGACAACTACGTCGACATTCTCACCGACGAAGACATCTGGTACGCGATGCAGGTTACGGCGCGTTTCGTGTTCTGGTCGGTCGGACTTGAAGTTCTTCTGGGTTTCGGCCTCGCGCTGCTGATCAACCGGCAGTTTCGCGGCCATAGTTTCTGGACCACGCTGATCCTGCTGCCGATGATGCTGTCGCCGGCAGTAGTGGGTAATTTCTGGACCTTTCTGTTGCAGCCGCAGACGGGTCTCTTCAACGACATCGTCGGCTTCTTCACCGGCATTGCGCCCGGCTCGTTCCAGATGATCGGCGACGTGTCGCTTGCGCCGTGGACCATCGTGATGGTCGATACATGGATGTGGACGCCTTATGTGATGCTCATCTGCCTCGCAGGTTTGCGTTCGATTCCTGACTACATCTACGAAGCAGCCGAAGTGGATCGCGCCACGCCGTGGCGCCAGTTCTGGTCGATCACGCTGCCGATGACCTTGCCGTTCCTGATGCTCGCCGTGCTGTTTCGCGGCATTGAGAACTTCAAGATGTTCGACATGGTGAATCTGCTGACCTCGGGCGGACCAGGTTCGGTAACGGAAACCGTGTCGATCACGTTAAAGCGTGCCGCGTTCGAGAAGTGGCAGACCGGCTATTCGTCGGCGCTGGCCATCATTCTGTTCGTGACGGTGTTCGGTGCGGCGAACATCTACGTCAAGGCGCTCAACCGGGTGAAACAGCGATGA
- a CDS encoding extracellular solute-binding protein — MFRLTSARVMAAAIVSLGLGMATGAQAQGKQLTLCWAAWDPANALVELSKDFTSKTGIKMKFEFVPWTSYADRFINELNSHGKLCDLIIGDSQWIGGAAVNGHYVKLNDFFAKNKISMNDFVPATVVGYSEWPKNTPNYWALPAMADAVGWTYRKDWFARPELRAEFKQKYKRELEPPTTLDELKQTAEFFQGRKIDGKTVYGAYIFTERGSEGITMGVTNALYNFGFEYEDPKKPYHLDGFVNSPGAVKGLEFYKALYKCCTAPGMTNAYMQEGLDAFKSGQVAMQMNWFAFFPGLYKDPNVGGDKIGFFVNPRELKQYTQLGGQGISVVSYSDHKDDALEYIKWFAQPDVQQKWWQLGGYSAAKSVVDAPDFPKSAPFAPAFLKSMAIVKDFWAEPAYAELLLDMQKRIHDYVVADKGTAKEALDLLVKDWNKVFKAEGKN; from the coding sequence ATGTTTCGTCTTACGTCAGCAAGGGTAATGGCGGCGGCCATCGTATCGTTGGGACTCGGCATGGCGACGGGCGCGCAAGCACAGGGCAAGCAGTTGACCTTATGCTGGGCGGCGTGGGACCCGGCCAACGCACTCGTCGAACTGTCGAAGGATTTCACGAGCAAGACCGGCATCAAGATGAAATTCGAGTTTGTGCCGTGGACCAGTTACGCGGATCGTTTCATTAACGAGCTCAATTCGCACGGCAAACTGTGCGACCTGATCATCGGCGACAGCCAGTGGATCGGCGGCGCGGCGGTCAATGGGCACTACGTCAAACTCAATGATTTCTTCGCGAAGAACAAGATATCGATGAACGACTTCGTGCCGGCGACCGTGGTCGGTTATTCGGAGTGGCCGAAGAATACGCCGAACTACTGGGCGTTGCCGGCAATGGCCGATGCGGTCGGCTGGACGTATCGCAAGGACTGGTTCGCACGCCCTGAATTACGTGCGGAGTTCAAGCAGAAATATAAACGCGAACTCGAGCCGCCCACCACGTTGGACGAACTCAAGCAAACCGCCGAGTTCTTCCAGGGCCGCAAGATCGACGGCAAAACCGTGTACGGCGCCTATATTTTCACCGAGCGCGGTTCCGAAGGTATCACGATGGGCGTGACCAATGCGCTCTATAACTTCGGTTTCGAATACGAAGACCCCAAGAAGCCTTATCACCTCGACGGCTTTGTGAATTCACCGGGCGCGGTCAAGGGGCTGGAGTTCTACAAGGCGCTCTACAAGTGCTGCACGGCGCCGGGCATGACCAACGCGTACATGCAGGAAGGACTCGACGCGTTCAAGTCCGGCCAGGTGGCGATGCAGATGAACTGGTTTGCGTTCTTCCCTGGACTCTATAAAGACCCGAATGTCGGCGGCGACAAGATCGGCTTCTTCGTCAATCCGCGTGAGTTGAAGCAATACACGCAGCTGGGCGGGCAGGGCATCTCGGTCGTCTCGTACTCGGATCATAAGGACGACGCGCTCGAGTACATCAAATGGTTCGCGCAGCCCGACGTTCAGCAGAAGTGGTGGCAGCTGGGCGGCTATTCGGCGGCCAAGTCCGTGGTGGATGCACCGGACTTTCCAAAGAGCGCCCCCTTTGCACCGGCTTTCCTAAAGTCGATGGCGATCGTGAAGGATTTCTGGGCCGAGCCCGCTTATGCCGAACTTCTGCTCGATATGCAAAAACGCATCCATGACTATGTGGTGGCCGACAAGGGCACGGCCAAGGAGGCGCTCGATCTGCTGGTCAAAGACTGGAACAAGGTCTTCAAGGCCGAAGGCAAGAACTAG
- a CDS encoding LacI family DNA-binding transcriptional regulator, with the protein MPATRMMIARRAGVSVATVDRVLRDDQAVRPETAERVHLALATLRDERASRGRPSKLSSFRVAFVLPQINSRFLDHVERNIALSASFFREHRIIPSFYRCDFSSQRDTAAFSEQVVDYDALVLVPLDYPWVERLIEDMSVANVPVVTVFSDLPASRRAAYVGVDNRIAGRTAGLLMGRFLGSRIGTVAVLSASSRLHDQLERRTGFSQVLEEDFRNLRWIAEPDFAEDDDGAGLAAQGLLARHPDLVGVYATGGGISGIASALQESGEKSRLVLIGHECTAETRSQLSERAIDVILDQDVRGIVHWAGLAAINFLNDVRGALAIPTPETRIYLRENAHA; encoded by the coding sequence ATGCCGGCTACACGTATGATGATTGCGCGTCGTGCGGGCGTTAGCGTGGCCACGGTCGATCGTGTGTTGCGCGACGATCAGGCCGTGCGTCCGGAAACCGCTGAACGCGTTCACCTCGCGCTGGCGACGCTGCGCGACGAACGCGCGAGTCGCGGCCGCCCGTCGAAGCTCAGTTCGTTTCGCGTCGCTTTCGTGCTTCCGCAAATCAACTCGCGCTTCCTCGATCATGTGGAGCGCAACATCGCGCTGTCCGCGAGCTTCTTTCGCGAACACCGGATCATCCCGTCGTTCTATCGCTGCGATTTCTCAAGCCAGCGCGATACCGCCGCATTCTCCGAGCAAGTGGTCGACTACGACGCACTCGTGCTCGTGCCGCTCGACTATCCGTGGGTCGAACGTCTGATCGAGGACATGAGCGTGGCGAACGTGCCCGTCGTCACGGTGTTCTCCGATCTGCCCGCGAGTCGCCGCGCCGCGTATGTCGGCGTCGATAACCGGATCGCCGGGCGCACAGCCGGTTTGTTGATGGGCCGCTTTCTCGGTTCTCGCATCGGCACGGTGGCGGTGCTGTCCGCATCGTCGCGCTTGCACGATCAACTGGAGCGGCGCACCGGCTTCTCGCAAGTGCTGGAAGAGGATTTCCGCAACCTGCGCTGGATCGCCGAGCCCGATTTTGCCGAAGACGACGACGGCGCAGGTCTCGCCGCGCAGGGCCTGCTTGCGCGTCATCCGGATCTGGTCGGCGTCTATGCAACCGGTGGCGGCATCTCCGGGATTGCGTCGGCATTGCAGGAATCGGGCGAGAAATCCCGCCTCGTTCTGATTGGCCATGAGTGCACCGCGGAAACGCGTAGCCAGTTATCCGAGCGCGCGATCGATGTGATCCTCGATCAGGACGTGCGCGGCATTGTTCACTGGGCCGGTCTCGCTGCAATCAATTTTCTTAACGACGTGCGTGGTGCGCTTGCCATCCCAACGCCGGAAACCCGAATTTATCTTCGTGAGAATGCGCATGCCTGA
- a CDS encoding OsmC family protein, with the protein MAYGEHKYQVAVEWTGNRGSGTSGYREYARDHVIAAGTKPDIPGSSDPAFLGDASRWNPEDLLVASACACHKLWYLHLCADAGIVVLRYRDNAEGTMLDDPKAGRFSKIVLHPHVVIQAGGDLSLAERLHHVAHEKCYIANSVNFPILCEPTIETDAV; encoded by the coding sequence ATGGCGTACGGCGAGCACAAATATCAGGTAGCGGTGGAGTGGACGGGTAACCGCGGAAGCGGTACATCGGGGTACCGTGAATACGCGCGGGACCATGTGATCGCCGCGGGAACCAAGCCCGACATTCCGGGATCATCGGACCCGGCATTTCTCGGCGACGCCAGCCGCTGGAATCCGGAAGATCTGCTGGTCGCCTCGGCGTGCGCATGCCACAAGCTCTGGTATCTGCATCTTTGTGCCGATGCCGGCATTGTGGTTCTGCGCTATCGCGACAACGCCGAAGGCACGATGCTCGACGACCCGAAGGCGGGTCGCTTTTCGAAGATAGTCCTGCACCCGCATGTCGTCATTCAGGCCGGTGGCGATCTCAGCCTGGCCGAGCGTTTGCATCATGTCGCACATGAGAAGTGCTATATCGCGAACTCGGTCAACTTTCCTATCCTGTGTGAGCCGACAATCGAGACGGATGCGGTTTGA
- a CDS encoding GntR family transcriptional regulator yields MEIKLDSTADTVAMSLRELIAAGELGDGARLVERELADRFGVSRVPMREAIQRLEGEGLVEILRNRGAVVRTLTEADVEEIYSLRMLLEGDAIYRAVKRMDNETLSRAELVHRLLGEADTAQRQGELNREFHELLYRSCANSRQLNAIWELRAQVERYERLQATLLADTHAFQDEHLKILEACQTGNARLARSMTVEHLASAKRIVLQLVGELRRDIDARA; encoded by the coding sequence ATGGAAATCAAACTGGATTCGACGGCAGACACAGTCGCCATGTCGCTACGCGAACTGATTGCGGCGGGTGAACTGGGCGACGGCGCACGGCTAGTCGAGCGTGAGCTAGCCGACCGATTTGGCGTGAGCAGGGTTCCGATGCGGGAGGCAATACAAAGGCTGGAGGGCGAAGGACTGGTCGAAATCCTCCGGAACCGCGGTGCGGTCGTGCGGACCCTCACCGAGGCCGACGTGGAGGAAATTTATAGTCTGCGCATGTTGCTCGAGGGAGACGCAATCTACCGCGCGGTGAAACGCATGGACAATGAAACGTTATCGCGCGCGGAACTCGTTCACCGGCTTCTAGGAGAAGCCGATACGGCTCAGAGACAGGGCGAACTCAATCGCGAGTTTCATGAACTGTTGTACCGCTCGTGCGCCAACAGCCGTCAGCTCAACGCAATATGGGAGTTGCGCGCTCAGGTTGAGCGCTATGAACGACTGCAGGCCACGCTGCTCGCCGATACGCACGCCTTCCAGGACGAGCACCTGAAAATCCTCGAGGCTTGCCAGACCGGCAACGCGCGCCTGGCGCGGTCGATGACCGTGGAACATCTCGCGTCTGCAAAGCGAATTGTTCTGCAGCTGGTTGGGGAACTCCGACGAGATATTGACGCCAGAGCGTAG